Proteins from a genomic interval of Gammaproteobacteria bacterium:
- a CDS encoding propionyl-CoA synthetase: MSYDSVRKLWSNDPESFWAEAARGIEWSDPALQVLDTEAPSGRWFTGGVLNTCYNALDRHADSAAADRTALIYDSAMTGAVRRFSYAELRDQVAELAGAMQAAGLRRGDRALIYMPMVPESVMAMLACARLGVIHSVVFGGFAARELATRISQARPKLILTASCGLEPNRVVAYKPLLDDALGQTDHSPELVVLLQRPELRAELKPARDVDWKEFLRDAKPADCVPVHATDPLYILYTSGTTGQPKGIVRDNGGHAVALHWSMKALYGISPGDVFWAASDIGWVVGHSYIVYGPLLAGATSILYEGKPVGTPDAGAFWRVIGQHGVNALFTAPTAIRAIKREDPALEHAKRYDLGTLRALFLAGERCDPDTLDWSGKVLGVPVIDHWWQTETGWAVAGNLLGEGLFEVKAGSAGKALPGWDVRVLDENGAEVPAGETGSIVCRLPLPPGALPTLWQADDRFRETYLGDFDGCYTTGDAGYMDAEGYLYVMTRTDDVINVAGHRLSTGALEEVLAMHPDVAECAVTGIADALKGQVPLGFLCLKSGIDRAEEDVVSECVALVREHIGPVAAFRKALVVDRLPKTRSGKVLRGVLAKIADGVEYAFPATIDDPAILGEIESSLLSAGIRAE, encoded by the coding sequence ATGTCCTACGACAGCGTTCGCAAGCTATGGTCGAACGATCCCGAGTCGTTCTGGGCCGAGGCGGCGCGAGGGATCGAGTGGAGCGACCCGGCACTTCAGGTCCTCGACACCGAGGCGCCTTCGGGCCGCTGGTTCACGGGGGGCGTCCTGAATACCTGCTACAACGCCCTGGATCGGCATGCGGATTCCGCGGCGGCGGACAGAACGGCGCTGATCTACGACAGCGCGATGACCGGTGCGGTGCGCCGGTTCAGCTATGCCGAACTTCGCGACCAAGTGGCGGAACTGGCCGGCGCAATGCAGGCGGCGGGACTCAGGCGCGGCGACCGGGCGCTGATCTACATGCCGATGGTCCCGGAGTCGGTGATGGCGATGCTGGCCTGCGCGCGGCTTGGCGTGATCCATTCGGTGGTGTTCGGTGGTTTCGCCGCCCGCGAGCTGGCCACCCGGATTTCCCAGGCCCGGCCGAAACTGATCCTCACCGCCAGTTGCGGCCTGGAGCCCAATCGCGTCGTGGCGTACAAGCCGCTGCTCGATGACGCGCTGGGCCAGACCGATCATTCGCCAGAACTCGTCGTGCTCCTGCAGCGACCGGAATTGCGGGCGGAACTGAAGCCTGCGCGCGACGTGGACTGGAAGGAATTCCTGCGTGATGCGAAGCCCGCCGACTGCGTGCCGGTGCACGCGACCGATCCGCTTTATATCCTCTACACCTCCGGCACGACCGGGCAGCCGAAGGGGATCGTGCGCGACAACGGCGGACACGCCGTTGCGTTGCACTGGTCGATGAAGGCGCTATACGGAATTTCGCCGGGCGACGTATTCTGGGCGGCGTCGGATATCGGCTGGGTCGTCGGGCATTCCTACATCGTTTACGGCCCCCTGCTGGCCGGCGCCACGTCCATTCTTTACGAAGGCAAGCCGGTGGGTACGCCCGATGCCGGCGCCTTCTGGCGCGTCATCGGCCAGCATGGAGTCAATGCGTTGTTTACCGCGCCAACGGCGATTCGCGCCATCAAGCGCGAGGATCCGGCGCTCGAACACGCGAAGCGGTACGACCTGGGGACGTTGCGCGCGCTGTTCCTCGCCGGCGAGCGCTGCGACCCGGACACGCTCGATTGGTCCGGCAAGGTGCTCGGCGTGCCGGTCATCGACCACTGGTGGCAGACCGAGACCGGATGGGCGGTGGCCGGGAACCTCTTGGGCGAGGGCCTGTTCGAGGTGAAGGCCGGATCCGCCGGCAAGGCGCTTCCGGGCTGGGACGTGCGGGTGCTGGACGAGAACGGCGCCGAAGTGCCGGCCGGCGAAACGGGCTCCATCGTCTGCCGCCTGCCGCTGCCGCCGGGCGCTCTTCCGACTCTTTGGCAGGCTGACGACCGGTTTCGGGAAACCTACCTGGGCGACTTCGACGGCTGCTATACGACCGGCGACGCCGGTTATATGGACGCCGAAGGTTATCTCTACGTGATGACCCGGACCGACGATGTCATCAACGTGGCCGGCCACCGCCTTTCCACCGGCGCGCTCGAGGAAGTGCTGGCGATGCACCCGGACGTGGCCGAATGCGCGGTGACCGGCATTGCCGACGCGCTGAAGGGGCAGGTGCCGCTGGGATTCCTGTGCCTGAAGTCCGGAATCGACCGGGCGGAAGAAGATGTCGTGAGCGAGTGCGTCGCACTGGTCCGCGAGCATATCGGACCGGTCGCCGCCTTCCGCAAGGCCCTGGTCGTGGATCGATTGCCCAAGACGCGCTCAGGGAAGGTCCTGCGGGGAGTGCTGGCGAAGATCGCCGACGGCGTGGAGTACGCGTTTCCGGCCACGATAGATGATCCCGCCATCCTGGGAGAAATCGAATCCAGCCTGCTGAGCGCCGGAATCCGCGCCGAATGA
- a CDS encoding nuclear transport factor 2 family protein, translating into MSGRGNRASGNCWERWAAWRPRPRIQLSMWRNSMTMSTACVRFATVALALSLGACAGESPPGDAADAKAAAKEAIWAKEQAVYAARRRADPQFYIDNASEQYVGWSPNWEAPEGLDLLRAGVSRVQGQVHEELTLKFEDIAVSGDAAVIYYSTHRTRLPTGEAVNQRFQIAHSWVREGDDWKLLGALGRAASPPYDEEQARAEIWAKEQAIFAGRAEGDIQYYVDNASEQYLGWPPGWSVPSGIEELRAGVAQMRGMDQEELTLELDGISFDGNTAISFFSTHRTRMPDGEAVDQRYENIHVWVYGNGQWRLLSSMGRPVT; encoded by the coding sequence ATGTCTGGGCGCGGGAACAGGGCGAGTGGAAACTGCTGGGAGCGCTGGGCCGCGTGGCGACCGCGCCCCCGGATCCAACTTTCGATGTGGAGGAATAGCATGACCATGTCCACGGCATGCGTACGTTTTGCGACGGTGGCTCTCGCGTTGTCGCTCGGCGCTTGCGCAGGTGAATCCCCGCCGGGCGATGCGGCGGACGCAAAGGCAGCCGCCAAAGAGGCCATCTGGGCCAAGGAACAGGCGGTCTATGCGGCGCGCAGGCGGGCCGATCCGCAGTTCTATATCGATAACGCCTCGGAGCAATACGTCGGCTGGTCGCCGAACTGGGAGGCCCCCGAGGGGCTGGACCTGCTGCGCGCGGGCGTATCCCGGGTGCAGGGGCAGGTCCACGAAGAACTGACGCTGAAATTCGAGGATATTGCCGTATCCGGTGACGCGGCCGTGATCTACTACAGCACGCACCGGACCCGGCTGCCGACCGGCGAGGCAGTGAATCAGCGGTTCCAGATCGCGCACAGCTGGGTCAGGGAAGGGGACGACTGGAAACTGCTGGGCGCGCTTGGCCGGGCCGCATCGCCCCCGTACGACGAGGAGCAGGCCAGGGCGGAGATCTGGGCGAAAGAACAGGCCATCTTTGCCGGCCGGGCCGAGGGCGACATCCAGTACTACGTGGACAACGCTTCGGAGCAATACCTGGGCTGGCCGCCCGGCTGGTCCGTTCCGTCCGGAATCGAGGAATTACGCGCAGGCGTAGCGCAGATGCGTGGCATGGACCAGGAGGAGTTGACGCTGGAACTGGACGGCATCAGCTTTGACGGAAACACCGCGATCAGTTTCTTCAGCACGCACCGCACCCGCATGCCCGACGGCGAGGCGGTGGACCAGCGATACGAGAACATCCATGTGTGGGTGTACGGGAACGGGCAGTGGCGATTGCTCAGCTCGATGGGGCGTCCCGTAACGTAA
- a CDS encoding MFS transporter translates to MNTREGRLSGEGYGWYVVFVLCVCGVVAFIDRQIINLLVEYIKADLAVSDTQISLLQGFAFAVFYALVAIPLGRIADSTNRRLLITVGICAWTVAAICCGLAQTYAQLFFARMMVGVGEAVLTPAGFSLLADFFRPRRLARPVSVFTASSFFGSGIALMVGGYIINAIQAADGISLPFFGPLRLWQAVFIIGALPGIPAAIWFFLSVREPPRRSAPSSQQSSREYRRGFLEAIRYVGNNRRLFLSIYAGISFLAAAQFALGAWIPAYFIRTHGWSAGDIGYAQGFVFLVCATIGVVGGGWLTDAMQARGHRDANLKTSTFGGLLAMPFAVAIPLASDPMVAVSLLAPAVLFGAVPFGGGVAALPMVSPPQFRAQLVAFYLLVANILGQAGGPWLVAQFTDRVFADDAAVGWSLMIAVPILLAIGSLLTLSGWRPLRAQLADASA, encoded by the coding sequence ATGAACACGCGCGAGGGCAGGCTTTCCGGGGAAGGCTATGGCTGGTACGTGGTCTTCGTGCTGTGCGTGTGCGGCGTTGTGGCGTTCATCGACCGGCAGATCATCAACCTGCTGGTGGAGTACATCAAGGCCGATCTGGCGGTCAGCGACACCCAGATCAGCCTCCTGCAGGGCTTTGCCTTCGCGGTTTTCTATGCACTGGTGGCGATTCCACTCGGGCGAATCGCCGACAGCACCAATCGGCGCCTGCTGATCACCGTCGGAATCTGCGCCTGGACGGTCGCCGCCATCTGCTGCGGCCTGGCGCAGACGTATGCCCAGCTTTTCTTTGCGCGGATGATGGTGGGTGTGGGCGAGGCGGTGCTGACGCCTGCCGGCTTCTCCCTGCTGGCCGACTTCTTCAGGCCCAGGCGGCTGGCGCGGCCGGTCAGCGTCTTTACCGCGTCCAGCTTCTTCGGCTCCGGCATCGCGCTGATGGTGGGCGGCTACATCATCAATGCGATCCAGGCCGCCGATGGGATCTCGCTGCCGTTCTTCGGACCGCTGCGCCTGTGGCAGGCCGTGTTCATCATCGGCGCCTTGCCCGGCATTCCCGCCGCCATCTGGTTCTTCCTGTCGGTGCGGGAGCCGCCCCGACGCAGCGCGCCTTCCAGCCAGCAAAGCTCGCGGGAATATCGGCGCGGCTTTCTGGAGGCCATTCGCTATGTCGGCAATAACCGCCGCCTGTTCCTGTCGATCTATGCGGGCATTTCGTTCCTGGCCGCGGCCCAGTTCGCGCTGGGCGCCTGGATCCCGGCGTACTTCATTCGCACACATGGCTGGTCGGCGGGAGACATCGGCTACGCCCAGGGCTTCGTGTTCCTCGTATGCGCGACGATAGGCGTGGTGGGGGGCGGTTGGCTTACGGACGCGATGCAGGCGCGCGGCCATCGCGACGCCAATCTCAAGACCTCCACCTTCGGCGGGCTGCTGGCAATGCCCTTTGCCGTGGCGATCCCCCTGGCGTCCGATCCGATGGTGGCTGTCTCGTTGCTCGCGCCGGCCGTGCTGTTCGGCGCCGTACCCTTCGGCGGCGGTGTCGCGGCGCTGCCGATGGTCTCGCCCCCGCAGTTCCGCGCCCAGCTCGTCGCGTTCTACCTCCTGGTTGCGAACATTCTGGGCCAGGCCGGCGGGCCCTGGCTGGTCGCGCAATTCACCGACCGGGTGTTCGCCGACGACGCCGCCGTGGGGTGGTCGCTGATGATCGCGGTGCCGATTCTCCTGGCGATCGGCAGCCTGCTCACGCTGTCCGGATGGCGGCCCTTGCGGGCGCAACTGGCCGACGCTTCCGCATAG
- a CDS encoding serine hydrolase produces MRLLPCSAPEASRSDRQPLYAGRLRGIYCRLVVLSVPFCRLPRVACALAVLALIPALPADEAMEPPAFRSYAEEDEALYRKRFEALTDRTGASGLAAYDPLKDVPGAVAPAPLEMAKTPGISAGALETSIEYARAMNSTALLIWLDGKLEAESYFGGVAAESLLVSRSLAKPLSVIAVGRAMQEGHIASLDEPAANYFHEWRETPRAEITIRHLLGMRSGLKPQAPAPDIGDILNRAYLHPRHDEVIINDYPLTDEPGSRYEYSNANSELVAPLVERATGVDYEDWVSQEVLAPIGAAGGQVWMNREGGTAHAGCCWLLPAESWLRLAILLINDGEMRGRRLLPEGYVRAMTTAAPQNPHAGLGVYVAGEYIAGRGAANPDRDVGETLHGEPYLAHDLFLFDGNSNQVIYIVPSARLIAARLGNRPPADTEWDNAYLINALLRGLDEDVRAGLRSQPLPARD; encoded by the coding sequence ATGCGGCTGCTCCCCTGTTCGGCGCCTGAAGCTTCCCGTTCAGACCGGCAGCCATTGTATGCGGGTCGCCTGAGGGGAATATACTGCCGGCTCGTGGTCCTTTCCGTTCCATTCTGCCGCCTCCCGAGGGTGGCCTGCGCACTGGCCGTGCTGGCCCTGATCCCGGCGCTGCCGGCGGACGAGGCTATGGAGCCCCCGGCCTTCCGAAGCTACGCCGAGGAAGACGAGGCGCTGTACCGCAAGCGCTTCGAGGCGCTGACCGATCGCACCGGCGCCAGCGGCCTTGCCGCCTATGACCCGCTCAAGGATGTTCCCGGCGCCGTGGCCCCCGCGCCGCTCGAGATGGCGAAAACCCCGGGAATTTCGGCCGGGGCCCTGGAAACATCCATTGAATACGCCCGCGCGATGAACAGCACCGCGTTGTTGATCTGGCTAGACGGAAAGCTGGAAGCAGAGAGCTATTTCGGCGGTGTCGCTGCCGAGTCGCTGCTGGTGTCACGCTCACTGGCCAAGCCGCTCTCGGTCATCGCGGTGGGCAGGGCGATGCAGGAGGGCCATATCGCCTCCCTGGACGAGCCGGCAGCGAACTATTTTCACGAGTGGCGGGAAACGCCCAGGGCCGAGATCACGATCCGGCATCTGCTGGGCATGCGCTCGGGCCTGAAGCCTCAGGCACCGGCGCCGGATATTGGCGACATCCTAAACCGCGCCTACCTGCATCCGCGCCATGACGAGGTCATCATCAACGACTATCCGCTCACCGACGAGCCGGGCAGCCGCTACGAATATTCCAATGCCAATTCCGAACTGGTCGCACCCCTGGTCGAACGCGCCACGGGGGTCGATTATGAGGACTGGGTTTCACAAGAAGTCCTGGCGCCCATCGGGGCGGCCGGCGGACAGGTCTGGATGAACCGCGAAGGCGGCACGGCCCATGCGGGATGCTGCTGGCTGCTGCCGGCCGAATCGTGGTTGAGGCTGGCGATTCTCCTGATCAATGACGGCGAGATGCGCGGGCGGCGCTTGCTGCCGGAGGGCTATGTGCGCGCGATGACCACCGCGGCGCCGCAGAACCCGCATGCGGGGCTGGGCGTTTATGTGGCCGGCGAGTACATCGCGGGCCGCGGTGCGGCCAATCCGGACCGGGACGTCGGCGAGACCCTGCACGGCGAGCCGTATCTGGCCCACGACCTGTTCCTGTTCGACGGCAACTCCAACCAGGTGATCTACATCGTTCCGTCGGCGCGCCTGATCGCAGCGCGGCTGGGCAACCGGCCTCCCGCCGATACCGAATGGGACAACGCCTACCTGATCAACGCCCTGCTGCGCGGGCTGGACGAGGACGTCCGCGCGGGACTGCGCTCGCAGCCCTTGCCCGCGCGTGACTGA
- a CDS encoding nuclear transport factor 2 family protein gives MTNLAAGRGAALALAVLVAACAQQPSGADDYDREAATDEIWAKEQAIYAARGDGDLQFYVDSASEHYMGWPPGWPKPSGIDQLRAGVELMRGLDQEELAMEFGDITFSGNTGIIYYSTHRTRMPTGEEVDQRFHIIHVWAREQGEWKLLGALGRVATAPPDPTFDVEE, from the coding sequence GTGACCAATCTTGCAGCGGGCCGTGGGGCGGCCCTCGCGCTTGCAGTGCTTGTCGCCGCCTGCGCGCAACAGCCTTCAGGCGCCGACGATTACGACCGGGAAGCCGCCACGGACGAGATCTGGGCCAAGGAGCAGGCCATCTATGCGGCGCGCGGCGACGGCGATCTGCAGTTCTACGTGGACAGCGCCTCGGAGCATTACATGGGCTGGCCTCCCGGCTGGCCGAAGCCGTCCGGGATCGACCAGTTGCGCGCGGGCGTGGAACTGATGCGCGGCCTGGACCAGGAAGAGCTCGCGATGGAGTTCGGCGATATCACGTTTTCCGGCAATACGGGCATCATCTACTACAGCACCCACCGGACCCGCATGCCTACGGGCGAGGAAGTGGATCAACGCTTCCACATCATCCATGTCTGGGCGCGGGAACAGGGCGAGTGGAAACTGCTGGGAGCGCTGGGCCGCGTGGCGACCGCGCCCCCGGATCCAACTTTCGATGTGGAGGAATAG